The following are encoded in a window of Chaetodon auriga isolate fChaAug3 chromosome 24, fChaAug3.hap1, whole genome shotgun sequence genomic DNA:
- the LOC143317107 gene encoding glyoxal reductase-like produces MSSSTTPSVLLNTGVQMPLLGLGTYKLVGPENVYRAVDAALAAGYRAFDSAAVYRNEADLGRALKELLPKHGLTREDVFITSKLGPKDQGKRAMEGALHSLSQLDLGYIDLYLIHWPGTQGVAVSDQCNPGNRAESWATLEELHAQGKLKAIGVSNYTPAHMRELMQSCKVPPAVLQVEFHPQLSQTELRSVCEEYGVCFQSFSSLGQGALVSDPVVMEVAKNCERTPAQVLLRWAVQQDVPVIPKSSHPDRIKDNARLFDFTLSDTDMDRLSALDCGHKYCWDSSDVV; encoded by the exons ATGTCCTCCTCCACTACCCCTTCTGTCCTCCTAAATACGGGGGTTCAGATGCCCCTCCTGGGTTTGGGGACCTACAAGTTGGTGGGTCCTGAAAATGTCTACCGGGCTGTGGACGCAGCACTGGCTGCTGGTTATCGGGCCTTTGACAGTGCAGCCGTCTACCGGAATGAAGCTGACTTGGGCCGAGCCCTGAAGGAGCTCCTACCCAAACATGGCTTAACCAGAGAGGATGTATTCATAACCAG TAAGCTGGGCCCCAAGGATCAAGGCAAGAGGGCCATGGAAGGAGCCCTCCACAGCCTGTCTCAGCTGGATCTGGGTTACATTGACCTCTATCTAATCCACTGGCCGGGCACACAGGGTGTGGCAGTGTCTGACCAATGCAACCCAG GCAACCGAGCTGAGAGTTGGGCCACACTGGAGGAGCTGCATGCCCAGGGGAAGCTGAAGGCCATAGGAGTGTCCAACtacacaccagcacacatgAGAGAACTGATGCAGAGCTGCAAAGTCCCTCCTGCGGTGCTACAG gTAGAGTTTCACCCACAGCTGAGccagacagagctgaggagtgtgtgtgaggagtatGGAGTGTGTTTTCAATCCTTCTCCTCCTTAGGGCAAGGAGCACTGGTCAGTGACCCTGTGGTCATGGAGGTAGCCAAGAATTGTGAAcgcacacctgcacag GTGCTGTTGCGCTGGGCTGTGCAGCAGGACGTCCCAGTGATCCCCAAGTCTTCACATCCAGACAGAATAAAAGACAATGCCAGGCTTTTTGACTTCACACTGAGTGacacagacatggacagacTGTCAGCTTTGGACTGTGGCCACAAGTACTGCTGGGATTCGTCAGATGTGGTTTGA
- the LOC143317203 gene encoding glyoxal reductase-like — MSSSTTPSVLLNTGVQMPLLGLGTYELVGPEDVYRAVDAALAAGYRAFDSAAVYQNEADLGRALKELLPKHGLTREDVFITSKLGPKDQGKRALEGALHSLSQLDLGYIDLYLIHWPGTEGVAVSDQCNPGNRAESWATLEELHAQGKLKAIGVSNYTPAHMRELMQSCKVPPVVLQVEFHPQLSQTELRSVCEEYGVCFQSFSSLGQGALVSDPVVMEVAKNCERTPAQVLLRWAVQQGVPVIPKSSNPDRIKDNARLFDFTLSDTDMDRLSALDCGHKYDLDSSDVV; from the exons ATGTCCTCCTCCACTACCCCTTCTGTCCTCCTAAATACGGGGGTTCAGATGCCCCTCCTGGGTTTGGGGACCTATGAATTGGTGGGTCCTGAAGATGTCTACCGGGCTGTGGATGCAGCACTGGCTGCTGGTTATCGGGCCTTTGACAGTGCAGCCGTCTACCAGAATGAAGCTGACTTGGGTCGAGCCCTGAAGGAGCTCCTACCCAAACATGGCTTAACCAGAGAGGATGTATTCATAACCAG TAAGCTGGGCCCCAAGGATCAAGGCAAGAGGGCCTTGGAAGGAGCCCTCCACAGCCTGTCTCAGCTGGATCTGGGTTACATTGACCTCTATCTAATCCACTGGCCGGGCACAGAGGGTGTGGCAGTGTCTGACCAATGCAACCCAG GCAACCGAGCTGAGAGTTGGGCCACACTGGAGGAGCTGCATGCCCAGGGGAAGCTGAAGGCCATAGGAGTGTCCAACtacacaccagcacacatgAGAGAACTGATGCAGAGCTGCAAAGTCCCTCCTGTGGTGCTACAG GTAGAGTTTCACCCACAGCTGAGccagacagagctgaggagtgtgtgtgaggagtatGGAGTGTGTTTTCAATCCTTCTCCTCCTTAGGGCAAGGAGCACTGGTCAGTGACCCTGTGGTCATGGAGGTAGCCAAGAATTGTGAAcgcacacctgcacag GTGCTGTTGCGCTGGGCTGTGCAGCAGGGCGTCCCAGTGATCCCCAAGTCTTCAAATCCAGACAGAATAAAAGACAATGCCAGGCTTTTTGACTTCACACTGAGTGacacagacatggacagacTGTCAGCTTTGGACTGTGGCCACAAGTACGACTTGGATTCATCAGATGTGGTTTGA
- the LOC143317022 gene encoding glyoxal reductase-like, protein MSSSATPSVLLNTGVQMPLLGLGTYKLVGPEDVYRAVDAALAAGYRAFDSAAVYQNEADLGRALKELLPKHGLTREDVFITSKLGSKDQGKRAMEGALHSLSQLDLGYIDLYLIHWPGTQGVAVSDQCNPGNQAESWATLEELHAQGKLKAIGVSNYTPAHMRELMQSCKVPPAVLQVEFHPQLSQTELRSVCEEYGVCFQSFSSLGKGALVSDPVVMEVAKNCERTPAQVLLRWAVQQGVPVIPKSSNPDRIKDNARLFDFTLSDTDMDRLSALDCGHKYCRDSSDVV, encoded by the exons ATGTCCTCCTCCGCTACCCCTTCTGTCCTCCTAAATACGGGGGTTCAGATGCCCCTCCTGGGTTTGGGGACCTACAAGTTAGTGGGTCCTGAAGATGTCTACCGGGCTGTGGATGCAGCACTGGCTGCTGGTTATCGGGCCTTTGACAGTGCAGCCGTCTACCAGAATGAAGCTGACTTGGGCCGAGCCCTGAAGGAGCTCCTACCCAAACATGGCTTAACCAGAGAGGATGTATTCATAACCAG TAAGCTGGGCTCCAAGGATCAAGGCAAGAGGGCCATGGAAGGAGCCCTCCACAGCCTGTCTCAGCTGGACCTGGGTTACATTGACCTCTACTTGATCCACTGGCCAGGCACACAGGGTGTGGCAGTGTCTGACCAATGCAATCCAG GCAACCAAGCTGAGAGTTGGGCCACACTGGAGGAGCTGCATGCCCAGGGGAAGCTGAAGGCCATAGGAGTGTCCAACtacacaccagcacacatgAGAGAACTGATGCAGAGCTGCAAAGTCCCTCCTGCGGTGCTACAG gTAGAGTTTCACCCACAGCTGAGccagacagagctgaggagtgtgtgtgaggagtatGGAGTGTGTTTTCAATCCTTCTCCTCCTTAGGGAAAGGAGCACTGGTCAGTGACCCTGTGGTCATGGAGGTAGCCAAGAATTGTGAAcgcacacctgcacag GTGCTGTTGCGCTGGGCTGTGCAGCAGGGCGTCCCAGTGATCCCCAAGTCTTCAAATCCAGACAGAATAAAAGACAATGCCAGGCTTTTTGACTTCACACTGAGTGacacagacatggacagacTGTCAGCTTTGGACTGTGGCCACAAGTACTGCAGGGATTCATCAGATGTGGTTTGA
- the majin gene encoding LOW QUALITY PROTEIN: uncharacterized protein majin (The sequence of the model RefSeq protein was modified relative to this genomic sequence to represent the inferred CDS: substituted 1 base at 1 genomic stop codon): MRYGSWTNDEFHARHFLXTLRSAMPLQTFSFPFPETRFIKAGNFIFKFKIRGGSSYSDEENMDGTLNRELEEITRTVLGNLDSLQPFCSAHFNVFPYKKRWEGVSKVMCKHCEKKLRAYPSILVLYLEKNIRNGKRALEKLSPEKEAAQQIPSVSEPQPKRRKRDSPLEEAVLKDLMKDSEAESEVSVVELHAHPHAEEEVEEHPGHVDKKATKRFDAPHHNSGDNTVRGDGTPGEEHPGTNEDMGEEEGDGEEENADSVPETPVRPGILTRLARHIFPFSLFFRDP, encoded by the exons ATGAGGTACGGTTCCTGGACGAATGACGAATTTCATGCTCGCCATTTTCTGTAGACATTACG GTCAGCCATGCCACTGCAGAccttctccttccctttccctGAAACTCGATTTATCAAAGCTGGTAATTTTATCTTCAAGTTCAAGATCAGGGGAGGCAGCAGCTACAG TGATGAGGAGAATATGGATGGGACACTGAACCGGGAACTGGAG GAAATTACCAGAACTGTTCTCGGCAACCTGGACAGTCTCCAACCCTTCTGCAGTGCCCACTTCAATGTCTTCCCTT ATAAGAAGCGGTGGGAGGGAGTGTCTAAGGTGATGTGCAAGCATTGTGAGAAGAAGCTGAGAGCCTACCCGTCTATTCTGGTCCTCTACCTGGAGAAAAACATACGAAATG GAAAGCGAGCATTGGAGAAGTTGAGCCCA GAGAAAGAGGCTGCACAGCAAATCCCCTCTGTGTCTGAGCCGCAGCCAAAGCGCCGTAAAAGAGATTCACCACTAGAGGAGGCTGTACTAAAGGACTTGATGAAGGACTCGGAGGCTGAGAGCGAGGTTTCTGTGGTGGA GCTGCACGCTCACCcgcatgcagaggaagaggtcgAGGAGCATCCAGGACACGTTGACAAG AAAGCAACCAAGAGGTTTGACGCTCCCCACCACAACTCAGGTGACAACACGGTCAGAGGAGATGGGACTCCAGGTGAAGAGCATCCTGGGACAAATGAGGAcatgggagaggaagagggtgatGGGGAGGAAGAGAATGCAGACTCGGTGCCTGAGACACCTGTGAGGCCAGGGATTTTGACCCGACTGGCCAG ACACATCTTCCCTTTCTCCTTGTTCTTCAGAGACCCCTGA
- the gpha2 gene encoding LOW QUALITY PROTEIN: glycoprotein hormone alpha-2 (The sequence of the model RefSeq protein was modified relative to this genomic sequence to represent the inferred CDS: substituted 1 base at 1 genomic stop codon), with the protein MAQCQRALQTHKGNDSQPSPNSLGRHGKTHRTTKAQSRRTHTHTCQSTHLPCTXEAALCCIRLHAAIQMSPCMTSHFCLLVLPVMSLLLVFSPFSWSHEGLTPGCHLHPFNVTIRSDRRGTCKGTHLVYACVGYCESSAFPSRYSVLVASNFTHNITSASRCCTISKDAKVKVRLDCPRGRHHDEIEILTAKACRCDMCRKSRY; encoded by the exons ATGGCCCAGTGTCAGCGGGCTTTACAGACCCACAAGGGCAATGACTCCCAACCCAGCCCGAACTCTCTaggaagacatggaaaaactcaTCGAACAACCAAA GCTCAGAGCagacgcactcacacacacacctgtcagtcGACACACCTGCCCTGCACTTGAGAAGCTGCGCTCTGC TGCATCCGTCTGCAT GCTGCCATCCAGATGTCGCCGTGCATGACCTCACATTTCTGCCTGCTGGTCCTCCCAGTGATGTCGCTGCTGCTGGtcttctctcctttcagctGGAGCCATGAAGGCCTCACCCCAGGGTGTCACCTGCACC CCTTCAATGTTACCATCCGCAGCGACCGTCGTGGCACATGCAAAGGCACCCACCTGGTCTACGCCTGCGTGGGCTACTGCGAGTCCAGCGCCTTCCCATCCAGGTACTCCGTGCTCGTGGCCTCCAACTTCACCCACAACATCACCTCCGCTTCACGGTGCTGCACCATCAGCAAGGACGCTAAG GTCAAAGTTCGCCTGGACTGCCCTCGAGGTCGTCACCACGACGAAATCGAGATCCTGACGGCGAAGGCGTGCCGCTGCGACATGTGCCGCAAGTCCCGCTACTGA
- the LOC143317255 gene encoding glycoprotein hormone beta-5-like, with translation MHLHPLSLSFLLLLIAGTAVVCVAVTSTLHGFRGCAVREFSFVAQKPGCKGLRITTEACWGRCHTWEKPVPDPPYIHRHHRVCTYSRTRHMTARLPGCQPSVSPLYHYPMALQCHCAVCSTQDTECETF, from the exons atgcatctcCATCCCttgtccctctctttcctcctcctcctcatcgccgGGACAGCTGTGGTGTGCGTTGCCGTGACAAGCACGCTTCATGGTTTCCGAGGCTGCGCCGTGCGAGAGTTCTCCTTTGTGGCCCAGAAGCCCGGCTGCAAGGGGCTGCGCATCACCACAGAGGCCTGCTGGGGGCGCTGTCACACCTGGGAG AAACCTGTGCCGGATCCCCCCTACATCCACCGCCACCACCGTGTGTGTACGTACAGCCGCACCCGCCACATGACCGCCCGCCTGCCGGGCTGCCAGCCCAGCGTCTCCCCCCTCTACCACTATCCCATGGCTCTGCAGTGCCACTGCGCCGTCTGCTCCACGCAGGACACAGAGTGTGAGACCTTCTGA